The Streptomyces sp. NBC_00335 DNA window CCCCCGGCTCCCGCGCCGCCCGGCTGCTCGGCGCGGACCGCACGCAGGCCCGGTACCACTGCAACTACGGCCCCAACCCGCTCCACTTGGACCTGCTGCGGGCGCACGGCATGACCTTCACGGGCGCCGACGAATCCGGCGACATCCGCATCGCCGAACTGGCCGAGCACCCCTTCTTCCTGGCCACCCTCTTCCAGCCCGAACTGGACGGCGACGGCACCCGCGCCCACCCGCTCGTCGCAGGCCTGGCGGCGGCCGCCGCCGAACACGCGCGGAGCCGCTAGCCGCCGGCCGCCGGCCGCGGGGGCCGGGGCTCTGGTCGAAGCTCTTGGGCGACTCCTCCGGCAGCGGACCGTCCGGATTCCTCGCAGTCGCCCGACCTCGCCTTCGAGGCTCAGGTGAACTGGCTCTACCCTGAGCCGAGTTCGACGGGACGGGCCGACCGGCCGCCCGCAGTGGATCACCGGGGGACGGGCAGCATGGGCAGCGGGACCGGCAAGGGGCAGGGCGGCGGCAGTGATGACAACGTCGACGGCGGCATAAAGCCGCTCTTGGCGGGGGATCCGAGCCGGATCGGGCCGTACCTGCTGCTCGGGCGCCTCGGCGCCGGCGGGATGGGCCGGGTGTTCCTGGCCCGGTCCGAAGGCGGGCGTACGGTCGCGGTGAAGGTGGTGCACGAGGAGCACGTGGCCGACGCGCAGTTCCGGGCCCGCTTCCGCCGCGAGATCGACGCCGCCCGGAAGGTGGGCGAGCGGTACACCGCACCCGTCCTGGACGCGGACCCCGACGCCGAACGGCCCTGGGTGGCGACCGGATACGTACCGGGACTCTCGCTGGAGCAGATCGTTCGCCGGCACGGTCCCCTGCCCCTGGACTCCGTACACGCCCTCGCGGACGGGCTGCTGCACGCGCTCGAGGACATCCACACCGCCGGGATCGTGCACCGCGACCTCAAGCCGTCGAACGTGATGCTGACCGTCGAGGGCAGCCGGGTCATCGACTTCGGGATCTCGCGGGCCCTGGAGACCTCCGTCGAATCGCTGCTCACCAGCACCGGCATGGTCGTCGGTTCGCCCGGGTTCATGTCGCCCGAGCAGGTGCGCGGGCAGCGGGCCGGGGCGAAGAGCGACGTGTTCACGCTCGGCTGTGTCCTGATGTACGCGGTCACGGGCGAGCTGCCCTTCGGGCACGGGGCCAGCAACCAGCACGCGGTGATGTTCCAGATCGTGGAGGGCGAACCGGCCCTGGAACGGGTGGCGGACGCCTCGCTGCGCGCGCTCATCGGCCGCTGCCTGGTCAAGGGCGTCGAGGAACGGCCGGGCGTGGACGAGCTGCTGGCGGATCCGGATCGGGTCCGCCCGGCGGTGCGCGGCGGTGCGTGGCTGCCGCCCGAGGTGGTGGAGCGGCTGGCCCGGCAGGCGGCGCGGCTGCTCGACGCGGAGGCGGTGCCGGTGGAGGTGCCGGGTCCGGAGTCCGTGTCCGCGCCCCTGGGGGACGGGGGAGCGGGGGGTGCGCAGACCCCCGACCGGGGCACGCTCGGGCTGCGGCCGGGGTCGGGAGGGGCTGGTGGGTCCGGTGGGGCCGGCGAGCAGGTCGTCGGGGTCGTTGAGCCGACGGGCGGGTCGGCGGCCGGTCCGGCCACGGCCGGCGGTACGGCGGACCGCGAGCAGCGCCGGGCGCGGCGGCGGCTGACCGTAGCCGTACCGGCCGTCCTGGTGCTCACCGTCGGCGGGGGCACGGTGGCCCTGCTCCAGCCGTTCGGCGGCGGCGGAGGGTCGCAGGCCGCGCCCCCGGCGAGCAGCGCGCCCCTGACGCCCGGCGCTTCCGCGGGCTCCCCTTCGGCGGCGAGCGGTTCGCCGGCCTCCGGCGCACCGAACTCCGAGAGCCCGCAGGCCCCCCAGAGCCCGCCCGCGCCGGTGCCGGACGGCCAGGCCGTCGCCGGACAGGGCGCGGCGGCGGGCGCGGGGACCCCCGGCGGGGGCTCCGGCACCCCGGGCGGCAGCAGCGCGACCCAGGGCGGCGGCGGGGGTCCGGCCGGCGGCGGCACCGGTACAGGAACCAGCCCGAGCGCCACCCCCGGGGGCTCGGGCTCGCCGAGCGGTGGCGGATCACCCGGCGGCGGCGGCTCCGGCGGCAACGACACGGTCCCCGCGTACTTCGCCGGGACCTGGACCTACAAGGGCGACTTCAACATCGGCCAGCCGGGGACGGTGATCATCACCCGGTCCGGGGCGGTCCGCCTGATCAACGAGTCCCAGACGGGCCACTGCGAGAACATCGCCAAGGTGACCTCGCTGGCCTCCGGCGGGACCCGGATCAACATCGGCGCGGCGGCGGTGGACAAGTCCAAGTCCACCGGCCAGTTCTGCGGGGTCCTGGACCCCTCCTTCTTCACCAAGAGCCTGCCGGTCGGCCTCCAGCACAACGTGGGCCCCTCGCACGGCGAGGGCTACTACTACGAGAAGTCCTGACGTCCGTGCTCGGCACGGCTTGAGATCCGGTCCGGACGGCAGGGCTGCGGCGGTCCGCAAAGCGAGAACACGTTTCAGTTCTGACCTTCCGTCAGAATGCAACGTGTTCTACTCTGCCGCGCATGGGCATCGGAATCACACAGGAACAGCGGGAGTTGGCCGAGGCCGTACGCGGCTGGGTCGCGCGGGCCGTGCCGCCCGAGGAGGTGCGCAAGCTCCTCGACACCCCGCCGCAGACGGGCTCGCGGCCCGCCTACTGGGACGGGCTGCTCGCCTCCGGGCTGCTGGAGCCGCACCTGGAGGGCGGAACCCTGCTCGACCTCGCCGTCGTGGTGGAGGAGGCCGCCCGGGCGGCGCTCCCCGGGGCGTACCTGCCGAGCGTGCTGGCCTCCGTACTCCTGGACCGGGCCGCGGCCGAGCCCCTCGGGGGGCGGGTCGGGGCCGTGGCGCTCGGGCCCGGGGACCTGACCGCCGTCGCTGTGGAGGGCGGCTACCTCCTCGACGGCACCGCGCCGCCGGTGCTGGGAGCGGGCGAGGCCGACCTCGTGCTGCTCGCCGCCGAGACCGCGCACGGGACCCGCTGGTTCGCCGTCGACGCCGCCGCGCTGGACATCCGTACCCAGGACAGCGCCGACCCCACCCGGCCCACCGCCGAGGTCCGCGCCCGCGGGGTCACCGCCGGGCCGGGCGCCCTGCTGGAACTCGACGCCGCCCTCGTACGGGACCTCGCCTGCGTGCTGTTCGCCGCCGACGCCTGCGGCACCGCCGCCTGGGCGCTGCAGACCGCCGCCGAGTACGCGAAGGTGCGCGAGCAGTTCGGGCGGCCCATCGGGCAGTTCCAGGGCATCAAGCACCTGTGCGCCGACATGCTGGTGCGCGTGGAGCAGGCCCGGGCGCTCGCCTGGGACGCCGCTCAGGCCACCGAGGAGCCGGCCGAGGTGCGCTCCCTGGTGGCCGCGCTGGCCGCCGGCACCGCGCTGGACGCCGCGTACTCCTGCGCCAAGGACTGCGTCCAGGTGCTCGGCGGCATCGGCTTCACCTGGGAGCACGACGCCCACATCTACCTCCGCCGGTCCCTCGTCGCCCGCCAGCTCCTCGGCTCCGGCGACGGCCACCGGGTCCGTGCCGTACGGCTCGCCGCCGCCGGCGCGCGGCGCGAACTGCGCCTGGAACTGCCCGCGCACGCCGAGACCCACCGCGCGAAGGCCCGTACCGCCATCGCGGACGCCGCCGGCCTCGACCCCGCCACCGCCCGCCGGGTGCTGGCACCCACCGGGTACGCGGCCCCCTACCTGCCGGCCCCGTACGGGCTCGGCGCCGGACCCGTCGAACAACTCGTCGTGCAGCAGGAACTGGCCGCCGCCGGGGTCAAGGTCGCCGACCTCGGGATCGCCACCTGGGTGGTGCCCTCGCTGCTCGCCTACGGGACCCCCGAACAGCAGGAGCGCCACCTGCTGCCCACGCTGCGCGGGGACGTCACCTGGTGCCAGCTCTTCTCCGAGCCGGGCGCCGGCTCCGACCTCGCCTCGCTGCGGACCAAGGCGGAGCGGGCGCCCGGCGGGGACGGCTGGATCGTCAACGGGCAGAAGGTGTGGACGAGTTCCGCGCACAGCGCCGACTACGGGATCCTGCTGGCCCGCACCGACCCGGACGCCCCCAAGCACAAGGGGCTCGGCTACTTCATCGTGGACATGAAGACCCCCGGGATCGACATCCGGCCGCTCAAGGAGATCACCGGCGAAGCCCTCTTCAACGAGGTCTACTTCGACGACGTGCCGCTGCCGCCGGACGCCCTCGTGGGCGCGGAGGACGGCGGCTGGAAGGTCGCCCGCAACACCCTCGGCAACGAACGCGTCCACATGGCCGACCAGATGACCTTCGACACCGGCCTGGAGGCACTGCTCGCCCGCTCCGCCGAACTCGAAGGCGGGTACCGGGTGCGGATCGGCGCCCTGGCCGCCGAGGCGCACGCGCTGGCCTGCATCGGGCTGCGCACCACGCTCCAGCAGGTCTCCGGACTGGAGCCGGGCGCGGGCGCGTCCGTACGCAAACTCGTCCAGACCCCGCACCAGCAGCGGACCGCCGAGCTCACGCTCGAACTGCTGGGTCCGGCGGGCGCGGTGAGCGAGGGGGCGGGGAAGCGGGCGGTGCACGGCATGCTCATGTCCCGCTGCCTGACCATCGCCGGGGGCACCACACAGGTCCAGCTCAACGTCGTCGCCGAGCGGATTCTCGGCCTTCCCAGGGACTGAAGCGAAGGGCAGTGGGGACACACATGAAGTCGTACATCGTGGGCGTCGGCATGACGAAGTTCGAGAAGCCGGAGTCGAGGGACTGGCAGTACTGGGACATGGTCAAGGAGGCCGGCGACGCGGCGCTCTCCGACGCGGGCATCGACTACGGGCTGGTCGAGCAGGTGCCGGTCGGCTACTGCTTCCAGGCCTCCACGGCCGGCCAGCGGGCCGCGTACGAGCTGGGGCTGAGCGGGGTACCCGTCTACAACGTCAACAACAACTGCGCGACGGGCTCGACCGCGCTGATGATGGCGCGGCAGTTCGTGGAGGGCGGGATCAACGACTGCGTGCTGGCGCTGGGCTTCGAGAAGATGAAGCGCGGGGCGCTGGGCGGGGGCGCGGACGGCGGGGACTTCAAGACCTCGCCGGTGGCCCGGCACTACGGGATCATGGCCGCCGGGCACGGCTTCGAGATGTCGCCGCCGACCGCGCAGATCTTCGGCAACGCGGCGCGGGAGCACATGAAGCTCTACGGGACCACGGCCGCGCAGCTGGCGGCGGTCGGGGCGAAGAACCACCGGCACTCGGCGAACAATCCGAACGCGCAGTTCCAGGACGTCTACACGGTCGAGGAGATCCTCGCCGCGAAGACGATCCACGAGCCGCTGACGAAGCTGCAGTGCTCGCCGACGTCGGATGGCGCGGCGGCCGCGGTCGTCGTGTCGGAGCGGTTCGTGGAGCGGCACGGGCTGGGGGAGCGGGCGGTGGAGATCGTCGCGCAGTCGATGACCACGGATACCGAGGCCTCCTTCGCCTCCGGCTCCTGCATCGACGTGGTCGGCAAGCCGATGACGGCGGCGGCGGGGCGGGCGGTCTTCGCGGCGTCCGGGCTCGGGATCGGGGACGTGGACGTCATCGAGCTGCACGACTGCTTCTCGATCAACGAGCTGCTGACGTACGAGGCGCTGGGCATGTGCGAGGACGGCGGCGCCGGGGAACTGGTGGAGTCGGGCGCGACGACGTACGGCGGGCGGTGGGTGGTCAACCCGTCGGGCGGCCTCATCTCGAAGGGCCACCCGCTGGGTGCGACGGGCCTTGCGCAGGCGGCGGAGCTCGTCTGGCAGCTGCGGGGTGAGGCGGGGGCGCGGCAGGTTCCGGGGGCGAGGGTTGCGCTGGCGCACAACATCGGGCTGGGTGGGGCGGCGGTGGTTACGCTCCTGCGGCGGTAGCTCCGCGGGGTGCGGCGCGGCGCCGTTGCCGGGGACCAGTCCCCGGGCCCCTGCGCCTCAAGCGCCGGCGGGGCTGGGGTTTGCCTGGGTCCGGCCCGGCTGCGGATGGGGGCCGGTGCCGGGGGCGGGGTGGGGTGTCGGCCTGGACTGCATGATTTAGGCGCCCTCTGTTCCGCTTTGACAGGGTTCGGGCTGTACCTGCGCCACAAATCACGCTCTACGTCCAGGCCGACACCCCACCCCGCCCCCGTCCCCGACCCGGGCGGCCAACTTGCGCGACCGGGGGGTCGGCTTGCCAGGCTCGGGTGTCTTCGTGCCCGGCCCGGGTGCCCCGGCCCCGACTGGGGCGCGGATGTCTCCCACCGGGTGTCCCCGTCCCCGACTGGGGCGCGGATGCCTCCGACCGGGTGTCCCCGTCCCCGACTGAGGCGCGGACATCTCCGACCGGGTGTCCCCGTCCCCGTCCCCGAGTGAGGCGAGGACGTCTCCGACCGAGATTCCCGGCCCTGGCTGGGGAGCTGGCGTTCGCGGCTCCTGCCTGGACGGCTTCCGGCTTCGCCGGTGGTGGGGGCTTTCGGCCCTGAGTGGTTGGGGGGTCGAGCCCCTGGGCTCTTCAGCCGCCGGGTGGTTGGGGCCTTTTAGCCGTCCGGCGTTTGAGGACCGGGGTCTGGGGCGGAGCCCCAGAGGGGGTCCGGGCGCAGCCCGGTACCCCTTCCCAGCCCGTCCGGCGTTTGAGGACCGGGTCAGGGCCGGCCCTGGGAACGGTGGAAGGGCGGGTCGGGGACTTCGCTCCGCGCAGCGGCCACGGCGAGGCGCGGCGCCGCTCAGACGGGCGCAGGGCTCAGCGCAGCCAAACTCGGCATCAACCGCAGCGCGTTCTCCCGGTTGATCGCCCGATGGTGCGCCGGCGTCAGGGCGGGGTCACCCGCCAGCGCCGGCAGGGCGATGTCCGTGACCATCTCCGCAGGGCACGCCGGCCAGTCGCTGCCGAAGAGGATGCGGTCGGGGGACGCCATCGCCAGCAGGGTGCCCGCGGGGGACATGGGCCCGGCCGTGTCGTAGTAGAAGCGGAGCAGGTGGTCCCGGACCATCGCCGGGTCGACGGGCGGGGTGAGCGCCCCCGCGAAGGCCTGCACCCGGGTGGCGATGTGCGGGAGGAAGCCGCCCGCGTGCGGCAGGATCACCGACAGGTTCGGGAACCGGTCCAGGGTGCCCTTGTGGATCATGTTCAGCGCGGCCCGCGTCGTGTCCAGGAGGAAGTCGCACAGGAAGTTCGGAATCCCCGGGACGGCCACGGCCCCAGGTCCGCCGCCCGCTCCCGGGCTTCCGCCTGACCCTGGGCCTCCGCCTGACCCTGGGCCTCCGCCTGACCCTGGGCCTCCGCCTGACCCTGGGCCTCCGCCCGGCCCTGGGGCTCCGCCCGGCCCTGGGCCTCGGCCCGTTCCTGGGCCTCCGCCCGCGCCCGGCCCCGCGCCCGGCCCTGCGCCTCGGCCGGTTCCTGGGCCTCCGCCTGGCCCCGGGCCTCCGCCCGCGCCTGGGCCTCCGCCCGTACCGGGTCCTCCGCCCGTGCCCGGCCCCGCCCCCGGGCCTGCGCCCAGCCCCGCCCCGGGGCCTCCGCCTGCGTCCAGCCCTGAGCGCGCGCCCGCGCCCGGCCCTGGTCCTCCGCCCGAGCCTGGGCCTCCGCCCGAGCCCGGACCTCCGCCAGGGAACGACCCCCCGCTCGGCAGCGGCAGGTTGTGCGGGTGTGTGTCCACGATGGCTGAGCGTTCGTTGAGTTCGGCGAAGAGTGGGTCGTAGGAGGGGTCGCCCAGGTAGACGCCCCCGTAGTTCGCCGTGACGTTCACCCCCACCGCCCCCAGCTCGTCGAGTCCGCGCCGCAGCGCCCAGCGGGCGACCTCCGGGGCGTCGAGGAAGAGGGGGGTGTGGAACGCGAAGCGGCCCGGATGGGCGTTCGTGACGTCCGCGGCCGCCCGCAGGGTGATGGCGGTGGCCTCGCGCAGTTGTGCGGACGTCGTGTAGCGCGCCGGCAGCATGGGCTTGAGGACGGCGGTGGCGATTCCCGCCCGGTCCATGAGGTCCAGGGCCGCCGCGGAGTCCCAGCGTGCCCACGGCGGCAGGGCCTTCCGGTTCGCCAGGCCCTGGACCTCGGCCCACTCCAGCCACTCCGGGGCGCAGAAGTGGTGGTGGACGTCGATCCGGTGGCGACTGGCGTCGTCCAGGGGGGAGAGGTCTGCGGTGTCCGGCATGGGGGGACCTTATGGCGGGGCCCCGCGGGTGTTCGCGGGACGGGTCCGGGACCCGGCCGATCCGCTCAGGCGGGCGTAGTTTCGGGCCCGAACGGGGTAACGGATGTTATTCGGGCCGCGGGCCGAGGGAGTGAGGTGGCTGGACAGTCGAGCCCCGAGCCCCACGAGAGGTCTGAGCCGTGACGACCGAACCCGCAGTGGCCGTGAGTGACGGCCTCCCCGTCGACGAGGCCGTCGCGGCCGTGTCCATGGGTACGCCGGAGTACCGTACGTGCCCCTACCCGGTCTACCGGTCGCTGCGCGAGCAGGCCCCCGTCTGCAAGCTGACCACGCGCCACGGGGTGGACACGTATCTCATCACCCGGTACGAGGACGCCCGCCTCGCGCTGTCCGATCCGCGCATCGGCAAGGACATGCACGAGGGCATCGACATCTACCACGCCGTTTTCGGGGACACCTGCGACGCCCTCGACGACAACCTGATCTTCGCCGACCCCCCTCGGCACACCCGGCTGCGGCACATCGCCCACGAGGCCTTCACCCCGCGCCACGTCAAGCTCCTGCGCCCGCGCATCGAGCAGCTCGCCGGCGAACTGCTGGCCAAGTGCCCGACGGACACCCCCGTCGACCTGATGGCCTCCTTCGCCATGCCGCTCCCCGTCATGGTCATCTGCGAGCTGCTCGGCATCGTCGGGGACGAGCGCACCGACGTGTTGAAGTGGTTCGGACAGGTGACCCGCTCCCGGTTCAGCAAGGACATGTCCGGCGAGCTGGCCGCGGCGGAGGACTGGCTGCGGAACTACTTCCTCGATCTGGTCGGCCGTAAGCGCGCCGAGCCCACCGACGACTTCCTCACCGTGCTGATCCAGACGCAGCACGAGGACGGGGCCCTGACCGACGACGAACTCGTCTCGATGATGTGGGTCCTGCTCTTCGCCGGCCACAAGACCACGACCTACCAGATCGGCAACGCGGTCTTCTCCCTGCTCGCCCACCCCGACCAGCTGGCGCTGGTCCGGGAGGACCGCGCGCTCCTGCCCCAGGCGGTCGAGGAGCTGGTCCGGTTCGAGTGTTCCGTGGAGACCTCCACGTTCCGCTACGCCCTGGAGGACCTGGAGATCGGGGGAGTGGCCGTCCCCCGGGGCTCGCTGGTCCAGATCGCGATCTCCTCGGCGAACCGCGACCCGGAGAAGTTCGCGGACCCGGACACCCTGGACATCACGCGCAAGGGGCTGCAGAGCACCCAACTCGGCTTCGGTCACGGACCGCACTACTGCCTCGGCGCCCCGCTCGCCCGCATGGAGCTGGAGATCGCGCTGACGGCCCTGCTCGACCGGTTCCCCGACATGGTCCTGGCCACCCCGGAGGCCGGTCAGGAGGACTGGCTCAAGGGGCCCTTCCCGGCCTTCCGCGGGCTGGAGCGGCTGCCGGTCGCCCTGGACCCCTCGCGGACGGTCGACGACTGGACCGAGGCTACGCCCACCGGCTGAGTCCGCCCAGACACGCGCGCGTACGCCCGCCCCGTCGATCCGGAGGGATCGACGGGGCGGGCGCGTGTGTGCCCGGGCGGACGTCCGTGCGTGTGGTGGGCGTCCGTGCGTGTGGTAGGCCTACGAGGCCTACGAGGCCTGCGGGGTCTCCAGTGCCGGGTCGACCACCGTCTCCCCCCGGGAGGCGCGCCGGACGCAGTCCGCGAGGTCCTCGACCGGGCCGTCCCGCAGGACCAGGCCCGCCGCTCCGGCGGCGAGTGCGGCCTGCGGCAGGCCCGGGTGGGCGGAGCCCGTCAGCACCAGGATCCGGCATTCCGGATCCTCCGCCAGGAGCACCGGTACGCGCTCCACCGACTCCGTCAGCGCCACCGCCGGGCGGGCCAGCGCCGAAGTCACCACCTCGATGTCGGGCTGGAGGCCGAGGAGGACCGCCAGGGCCGGGTTCGGCGGGTCCAGGAGCACCCGCAGGGATCGGGCGGGGCGCAGGGGAACGGGCATCTCATCCACCCGGCCAGGGTAGGGGCGAAGTGTCCCGTACCGGCGTAACGCACCGCGGGAGAAGTGAGTCTGACAGAGAGTCAGGAGTCTTCCCAACTGCTGGGGCGTGCGTTATACATTCCTTCACCGGGCAACCTAGAACGCGTTCTAGAGTGCCGGGTCCCTCATACGACCTCGGTGCGGCCGACGGTGCGGACGGCCGCGCCGAGGTCTTCCAAGGCACCGCGCTTCCACAGCCGGTGCCGTACGGCCGGTACTACGCGACCGGTGCTCCAGAGCCGGTGCCACACGACCGGCGCCAGACAGCCGGTGCCCCGAAGAGGGTGTTTCCAACACAGGGAGCAGCACGCCCATGCCGATCGATGCCGCCAAGGCCCTCGCCGCCGAACCCCGCCAGGGGAACATCGCCTGGGACCACAAGGACATCCAGCTCTACCACCTCGGACTCGGCGCGGGGACCTCCCCGAACAACCCCGGGGCCGCCACCGACCCCGACGAGCTGCGCTACACCCTGGAGTCCAAGCTCCACGTGCTCCCCAGCTTCGCGACCGTCGCCGGCTCCGGCATGGCCATGATGGGCGGCCTCGCCGCCCCCGGCATCGAGGTCAACCTCGCCAACGTGCTGCACGGCAGCCAGTCCATCGAGCTGCACCGGCCCATCCCGGTCAAGGGACAGGCCGCCTCCACCGCCAAGGTGGCCGCCGTCTACGACAAGGGCAAGGCGGCCGTGATCGTCCTGCGCACCGAGGTCGCGGACGCCGACGGGCCGCTGTGGACCTCCGACGCGTCGATCTTCGTCCGCGGCGAGGGCGGCTTCGGCGGAGACCGCGGTCCCTCCGTCAAGGCCGAGCAGCCCGAGCGGGCGCCCGACCGGGTGGAGGAGCGCAAGATCCGCGAGGAGCAGGCGCTGCTCTACCGCCTCTCCGGAGACTGGAACCCGCTCCACGCGGACCCCGAGTTCGCCAAGATGGCCGGCTTCGACCAGCCGATCCTGCACGGCCTGTGCTCGTACGGAATGACCCTGAAGGCCGTGGTCGACACCGTCCTGGACGGCGACGTGTCCCGCGTCCGCGCCTACCGCACCCGCTTCGCCGGGATCGTCTTCCCCGGCGAGACCCTGCGGATCCGGATGTGGCAGGAGCCCGGCCGCGTCCTGGTCACGGTGAGCGCCGCCGACCGGGACGACGCCCCGGTCCTCGCCGACACCGTCGTCGAACACGGCTGAGCCGTACGCAGCTGAGCGGACGCCGCAGCCGAAGCACGCGAGATACCCCGCAGACCCAGAGAAGGAGCCGCACCGTGCGCGCAGCACTCCAGAGCGAGATAGGCCAGGACAAGCTCGAAGTCGTCGAGGACATGCAGGCCGTGGGCTTCGGCCCCGGCAAGGTCAAGATCCGCATCAAGGCCACCGGCCTGTGCCACTCCGACCTCTCCGCGATGAGCGGCGTCCTCCCGCAGCCCGCCCCCTTCATCCCGGGCCACGAGGGCTCCGGCGTGATCACCGACGTCGGTGACGGGGTCACCAGCCACAAGATCGGCGACCGGGTCCTGGTCTGCTGGCTGCCGCCCTGCGGGCACTGTCCCTCCTGCAGGCGCGGCCAGGGCCACCTGTGCCTGGAGGCCTTCGGCAACGTGGCCACCCCCAACTTCCAGCGCGGCGACAGCCCCATCTTCGGCTTCGCGGGCACCGGCACCTTCGCCGAGGAGATGGTGGTCCCGGCGGGCTGCGCCGTACCGATCCCCGACGACGTGCCCTTCGACATCGCCGCCCTGATCGGCTGCGGAGTCACCACCGGACTCGGCGCGGCCATCAACACCGCCAAGGTGGAGGCCGGTTCCTCGGTCGCCGTCATCGGCTGCGGCGGCGTCGGCATCTCCGTCATCCAGGGCGCCAAGGTGCAGGGTGCGGCCCAGATCATCGCCGTCGACCCGGTCGCCTCCCGGCGCGAGGCCGCACTGCGCTTCGGCGCCACCGAGGCGGTCTCCCCGGAGGAGTTCGCCGACGCCAAGAACCGGATCACCGCGGGCGAGGGCTTCGACTACGTCTTCGAGGTCGTCGGCAAGTCCGCGACCACGAAGACCGCCTACGACATGACCCGCCGCGGCGGCTCCGTCGTCGTGGTCGGCGCGGGCGCCCTCGACGACAACTACTCGATCAACATGTTCTCCCTCTTCTTCGACGAGAAGAAGATCCTGCCGTCGATGTACGGCGGCGGCGACGTGCTCCGCTCCTACGAGCGCACCATCGCGCTGTGGCGGGCCGGCCGGGTGGACCTGGCGGGCCTGATCACGCACCGCGTGCAGCTCGCCGAGATCAACGACGCGCTCGACCAGATGCGTACGGGCGTGGCCCTGCGCACCTGCATCGAACTCTGACCCGTTTCGAGAGGAACCGTACGGATGTCACTGCCACTTGAGGGACTCGTCGCCATCGTCACCGGGGCGGGCCGCGGCCTCGGCCGGTCCGAGGCGATCGAACTCGCCCGGCTCGGCGCGAGCGTGGTCGTCAACGACTTCGGGCAGCCAGGCCGCGACGGCTCCGGCGAGGCCTCGGCCGCCCCGGCGGAGGAGGTCGCGGCGGAGATACGCGCCGCGGGCGGACAGGCGGTGGCGCACCTGGGCGACGTGGCCGACTTCGAGCAGGCGCGCGAGCTCGTCGAGCTGGCGGTGAACAGCTTCGGCAAGCTCGACATCCTGGTCAACAACGCGGGCATCCTGCGCGACCGGATGGTCTTCTCGATGTCGGAGCCGGAGTGGGACTCGGTCATCCGGGTCCACCTCAAGGGTCACTTCAACACGACCCACTTCGCCTCCGTGCACTGGCGCGAACGCTCCAAGGCGGCCGGCGGGCCGGTCTACGGCCGGATCATCAACACCTCCTCCGAGGCCTTCCTCG harbors:
- a CDS encoding MaoC/PaaZ C-terminal domain-containing protein codes for the protein MPIDAAKALAAEPRQGNIAWDHKDIQLYHLGLGAGTSPNNPGAATDPDELRYTLESKLHVLPSFATVAGSGMAMMGGLAAPGIEVNLANVLHGSQSIELHRPIPVKGQAASTAKVAAVYDKGKAAVIVLRTEVADADGPLWTSDASIFVRGEGGFGGDRGPSVKAEQPERAPDRVEERKIREEQALLYRLSGDWNPLHADPEFAKMAGFDQPILHGLCSYGMTLKAVVDTVLDGDVSRVRAYRTRFAGIVFPGETLRIRMWQEPGRVLVTVSAADRDDAPVLADTVVEHG
- a CDS encoding Zn-dependent alcohol dehydrogenase; amino-acid sequence: MRAALQSEIGQDKLEVVEDMQAVGFGPGKVKIRIKATGLCHSDLSAMSGVLPQPAPFIPGHEGSGVITDVGDGVTSHKIGDRVLVCWLPPCGHCPSCRRGQGHLCLEAFGNVATPNFQRGDSPIFGFAGTGTFAEEMVVPAGCAVPIPDDVPFDIAALIGCGVTTGLGAAINTAKVEAGSSVAVIGCGGVGISVIQGAKVQGAAQIIAVDPVASRREAALRFGATEAVSPEEFADAKNRITAGEGFDYVFEVVGKSATTKTAYDMTRRGGSVVVVGAGALDDNYSINMFSLFFDEKKILPSMYGGGDVLRSYERTIALWRAGRVDLAGLITHRVQLAEINDALDQMRTGVALRTCIEL
- a CDS encoding 3-oxoacyl-ACP reductase produces the protein MSLPLEGLVAIVTGAGRGLGRSEAIELARLGASVVVNDFGQPGRDGSGEASAAPAEEVAAEIRAAGGQAVAHLGDVADFEQARELVELAVNSFGKLDILVNNAGILRDRMVFSMSEPEWDSVIRVHLKGHFNTTHFASVHWRERSKAAGGPVYGRIINTSSEAFLGGSAGQPNYAAAKGGIVGLTTSTALALAKYGVTANAICPRARTRMTEDVFAGFQVPEEGKLDALAPEHVSPLVGYLASPASAKANGQLFVVHGGIVVVMERPKVAAKFDTTKESFSYEELDGLLTPHYDSRPANETFAAAEVLGLKHDG